A region from the uncultured Macellibacteroides sp. genome encodes:
- the metK gene encoding methionine adenosyltransferase encodes MSYLFTSESVSEGHPDKVADQISDALLDEFLAYDKNSKVACETLVTTGQVVLAGEVKSSAYVDVQEVARAVIERIGYTKSEYQFEAKSCGVFSAIHEQSGDINRGVEREDPYNQGAGDQGMMFGYATNETENYMPLALDLSHSLLSELAFIRKNEIEKMPYLRPDAKSQVTIEYDDNGAPLRIDTIVISTQHDEFVLPSDESAKAQEKADKSMQDRIAADVKAILIPRVKAQYPPYVQALFTDKITYHVNPTGKFVIGGPHGDTGLTGRKIIVDTYGGKGAHGGGAFSGKDPSKVDRSAAYAARHIAKNLVAAGVADEVLVQVSYAIGVAKPMNIFVNTYGRSKVNLTDGEIAAKVWDLFDMRPKAIEDRLKLRNPIYFETASYGHMGRTPQAVIKTFCSRYNPTPVVCEVELFTWEKLDYVDQIKEAFGL; translated from the coding sequence ATGAGTTATTTATTTACCTCCGAATCGGTGTCTGAAGGACACCCCGATAAAGTGGCCGATCAAATATCGGATGCTTTGCTGGATGAGTTTCTTGCCTACGACAAGAACTCGAAAGTTGCTTGCGAAACACTTGTTACAACCGGACAGGTTGTACTGGCGGGAGAAGTTAAATCAAGTGCATACGTTGATGTGCAGGAAGTAGCACGCGCTGTGATTGAGCGTATTGGTTATACAAAAAGTGAATACCAGTTCGAAGCTAAATCATGTGGAGTTTTTTCTGCCATACATGAACAAAGTGGAGATATCAACCGTGGTGTTGAACGCGAAGACCCTTATAATCAGGGAGCGGGAGACCAGGGTATGATGTTTGGATATGCGACCAACGAAACCGAAAATTATATGCCGTTGGCGTTGGACCTTTCTCATTCTTTATTGTCTGAATTAGCTTTTATTCGTAAAAACGAAATAGAAAAGATGCCTTATTTGCGTCCCGATGCAAAAAGTCAGGTAACCATCGAATACGATGATAACGGAGCTCCGTTGCGTATTGATACCATCGTAATCTCGACCCAACACGACGAATTTGTTCTTCCTTCTGATGAGAGTGCAAAAGCACAGGAGAAGGCAGATAAGTCGATGCAGGATAGAATTGCTGCCGATGTGAAGGCTATTCTTATTCCACGTGTAAAGGCACAATATCCTCCCTATGTTCAGGCATTGTTTACCGATAAGATTACCTATCATGTGAATCCTACCGGCAAGTTTGTTATCGGTGGTCCTCATGGCGATACAGGTCTTACCGGTCGTAAAATTATTGTGGATACCTATGGAGGTAAAGGCGCTCACGGTGGAGGTGCTTTTTCCGGCAAGGATCCTTCCAAGGTAGACCGTTCTGCTGCTTACGCTGCTCGTCATATTGCAAAGAACCTTGTTGCTGCCGGTGTGGCCGACGAAGTACTTGTTCAGGTTTCCTATGCCATTGGTGTGGCTAAGCCTATGAATATTTTTGTAAACACTTATGGCCGTTCTAAGGTTAATCTTACCGATGGTGAAATTGCAGCGAAGGTATGGGACTTGTTTGATATGCGCCCTAAGGCTATCGAGGACCGTTTGAAGTTGCGTAATCCCATTTACTTTGAAACAGCTTCTTATGGTCACATGGGACGTACACCCCAGGCTGTGATTAAAACTTTCTGCTCTCGCTACAATCCTACTCCTGTAGTTTGTGAAGTGGAGCTCTTTACCTGGGAGAAGCTTGATTATGTAGATCAGATAAAAGAGGCTTTCGGTTTGTAA
- a CDS encoding sigma-70 family RNA polymerase sigma factor has protein sequence MYNNAQTDLEIWQSFLEGNEHALEEIYRGQYSRLYAYGIKFVADKELVKDCIQDLFVKLHCNRKQLRETVNLNTYLIRALKNKLYDSLSAHIDMQDIDALPFDLKAEDSFFTLFSENDEDLLQKHKLQKALEKISPRQRESIYLRFIQELDYEEIGTILEINYQSAKNLVSRTLIKLREIYFES, from the coding sequence ATGTACAACAACGCACAAACAGATCTAGAAATATGGCAGAGTTTTTTAGAAGGAAACGAACATGCTCTTGAAGAAATTTACAGAGGACAGTATAGTCGTTTGTATGCCTATGGAATAAAGTTTGTGGCAGACAAGGAGCTTGTAAAAGATTGTATTCAGGACTTGTTTGTCAAATTACATTGTAACCGGAAACAATTAAGAGAAACCGTAAATTTAAATACATATCTTATCCGCGCATTAAAGAATAAACTTTATGATTCACTCTCTGCTCATATAGACATGCAGGATATTGATGCGCTTCCTTTTGACCTTAAAGCCGAAGATTCATTCTTTACCTTATTTTCCGAAAATGACGAAGACCTATTGCAAAAGCACAAACTCCAGAAGGCATTGGAAAAGATTTCTCCCCGCCAACGAGAATCCATTTACCTACGCTTTATTCAGGAACTAGATTATGAAGAGATTGGAACCATTTTGGAAATCAACTATCAGTCTGCAAAAAACCTTGTTTCACGCACATTAATCAAATTGAGAGAAATCTATTTTGAGTCTTGA
- a CDS encoding FecR domain-containing protein, with product MYKRSIDNKNKKEFFAKLTEHWLPSIKQYEKTTYCEGENEVWEQIQKGIRANKQRKNRHIVYFIISSAACVLLLFGGIYALINEAGSNKETIELANIPIPDGVKDEITLVTSSHKNLNVEDNSNVTYDKDGSVTVNSRKISPAKSGKTKNEEIAYNQIIVPPGKRTNVFFADGTRIYVNAGTRVVYPTVFAKDKREIYVDGEIFLEVKKDISRPFIVKTDNMNVRVLGTSFNVCSYKQDKESSVVLVSGKVEVQTKSKQKVYLSPDDMFKLNASEFSTRKVDVYNYISWKDGVMKLDAEPLDKVLIKLSRYYGQEILFDKSLASMPISGKLDLRDNLDEVIDIIAETAPITVIQKYNTIYVKGKK from the coding sequence ATGTACAAGAGATCTATAGATAACAAAAATAAAAAGGAATTTTTTGCCAAATTAACAGAGCACTGGCTTCCTTCAATTAAGCAATACGAAAAAACCACGTATTGTGAGGGGGAAAATGAAGTTTGGGAACAAATACAAAAAGGAATCAGGGCGAATAAGCAACGTAAAAACAGACATATTGTCTATTTTATTATTTCATCTGCAGCTTGCGTACTGTTGTTATTTGGGGGAATCTATGCCTTGATCAACGAGGCTGGAAGCAATAAAGAAACAATCGAGTTAGCTAATATACCGATACCAGATGGTGTAAAAGATGAAATAACGTTAGTAACTTCTTCACATAAAAATTTAAATGTAGAAGACAATTCAAATGTTACTTACGACAAAGATGGATCAGTTACTGTTAATTCCAGGAAGATTAGTCCTGCGAAGTCTGGAAAAACAAAAAATGAAGAGATTGCATATAACCAGATAATTGTACCACCAGGTAAAAGAACGAATGTGTTTTTTGCAGATGGGACAAGAATATATGTAAATGCAGGTACACGTGTAGTATATCCTACTGTTTTTGCAAAAGATAAGCGCGAGATCTATGTGGATGGAGAAATTTTTCTGGAAGTTAAAAAAGATATATCCCGACCGTTTATTGTAAAAACAGACAATATGAATGTACGCGTATTAGGCACTTCTTTTAATGTTTGTTCATATAAACAGGATAAAGAGAGTTCTGTCGTGCTGGTTTCAGGAAAAGTTGAAGTTCAAACAAAATCGAAACAAAAGGTTTATTTATCTCCTGATGATATGTTTAAATTGAATGCCTCGGAATTTTCAACCAGAAAAGTAGATGTTTACAATTATATCAGTTGGAAAGACGGAGTAATGAAATTGGACGCTGAGCCTTTGGATAAAGTGCTTATTAAGCTCTCTCGCTATTACGGACAGGAAATATTGTTTGATAAAAGTCTTGCATCAATGCCTATTTCAGGTAAGCTGGATCTTAGGGATAATCTTGATGAAGTAATAGATATAATTGCTGAAACAGCACCCATAACCGTTATACAAAAGTATAATACGATTTATGTGAAGGGGAAAAAATAG
- a CDS encoding TonB-dependent receptor → MKKVLLKLDKLVKIPKLVLITCFLLGSSLISFAENASYSQTTALTIKMDNKTIKDVFNYIEKNSEFIFVYYDYVIDTKRLVDVNVQNQPITTILNQIFKGTDVTYTINNRQVIIKKKENAPVISPAQQQGTEVSGIVTDNAGDPIIGANIIIKGSNTGVITDMDGRYVIKVSSSKSILVVSYIGFTPQEISVGNKTILNVVLASAMENLDEVVVVGYGTQKKVNLTGSVLNVTSKDLVKRSASNTSVALQGLAPGVSVVTTSGRPGYDGAGITIRGTGSLNSSSSPLVLIDGVEGYMNFLDMNTIESISVLKDAASASIYGSRASNGVILVTTKRAKEQPLKVTYNGYVGYNTPTDLPDPANAIEYMEAINLANSNAGANQTYSDELIGQYKTLGADNINRYETNWRKEVIKDIALTHNHSVSVTGGSKDVSVFANAAYYYQDGNIANNSYDRMTLRLNTDARITDWMTAGVNVNIRQSKSINPALDSPESIICKATTFVPIFSGINDDGTWGYGQNGDNPIATAKASGIGTSRSPELGLKGFVTIKPFKGFDMTASYSSNRLETKGDSFLKPYDTYEYGVFKTSFPASGTSKYEGWSQSMSNEFNVQASYEKQIKGNNFKVLGGMQTSEKSGRSFSATRTGFDFTGFEDLNNGDISTASNAGSHWNWTMLSYYSRINYNFKDRYLVELNGRWDASSRFMKDQRWGFFPSASLGWRVSEEPFFEPVKRVVNNLKFRGSYGTLGNQDISINGYQQYYPYAATIGSGYGYWFNEVLGSGATQTQVANEKISWEKSTQMNVGLDADFLNSKLTASFDYYVRDINDMLQQFPIPLYVGLSSSWENAGSMRNNGWDFTLTWRDKVGNVNYNITGNLSDVKNTVTNLYGKEYVGTQITREGDALGSWYGYLSDGYFQTQEEIDASPVYGTRANIKPGFIKYKDISGPDGVADGIVNDFDRSILGNPSPRYEFSLNLGAEWNNFDFSMFFQGVGKKELFYSSYGARPFYIGRSIMRNQLDTWTPENTDAAFPLLLIDGSGSNVNNIISDFWVKSGAYMRLKNVVIGYTLPKTLTQKMKIDNLRFYVSGQNLFTLSDAYEGYDPEASVSSGSFYPLMQTFTFGMDIRF, encoded by the coding sequence ATGAAAAAAGTATTATTAAAACTTGACAAACTAGTTAAAATACCTAAATTGGTATTAATAACTTGTTTTTTACTTGGTTCAAGTCTGATTTCATTTGCTGAAAATGCCAGCTATTCTCAGACAACCGCACTAACAATCAAAATGGATAATAAAACTATTAAAGATGTCTTCAATTACATCGAAAAGAATAGTGAATTCATTTTTGTTTATTATGACTATGTGATCGATACAAAACGGCTAGTTGATGTCAATGTCCAAAACCAACCGATAACAACGATTCTTAATCAGATTTTTAAAGGAACGGATGTCACTTATACAATCAACAACCGGCAGGTTATCATTAAAAAGAAAGAAAATGCTCCAGTAATATCGCCTGCTCAACAGCAAGGGACAGAGGTTAGCGGAATTGTTACAGATAATGCAGGAGACCCGATTATCGGGGCAAACATTATTATTAAAGGTAGTAACACCGGTGTTATTACCGATATGGATGGAAGGTACGTGATTAAGGTTTCATCGTCTAAAAGCATTCTTGTTGTATCCTATATAGGATTCACTCCTCAAGAGATTTCTGTGGGCAATAAAACGATACTCAACGTAGTCCTGGCTTCCGCTATGGAAAACCTGGACGAAGTCGTTGTAGTTGGTTACGGTACGCAGAAGAAGGTAAATCTTACGGGATCTGTTCTAAATGTTACAAGTAAAGACCTCGTAAAGAGAAGTGCATCCAACACGTCAGTTGCTTTACAAGGTTTGGCTCCTGGTGTTTCCGTCGTTACTACATCTGGTAGACCTGGTTATGATGGCGCAGGAATTACAATTCGTGGTACGGGATCTTTAAATTCATCTTCAAGTCCATTAGTGTTGATTGATGGTGTTGAAGGATATATGAACTTCCTGGATATGAATACCATTGAATCTATTTCTGTTTTGAAAGATGCTGCATCAGCTTCAATTTATGGATCACGGGCATCAAATGGTGTAATCTTGGTTACAACAAAGAGAGCCAAAGAACAACCTCTTAAGGTAACCTATAATGGATATGTAGGATACAATACCCCGACAGATCTTCCTGATCCGGCAAATGCTATTGAGTATATGGAGGCTATTAATTTAGCCAACTCAAATGCGGGAGCCAATCAAACCTATTCGGACGAATTGATTGGTCAGTATAAAACATTGGGAGCTGATAATATTAACCGATATGAAACAAACTGGAGAAAAGAGGTTATAAAAGATATAGCACTTACTCATAACCATTCAGTAAGTGTTACGGGCGGCTCCAAAGATGTAAGTGTCTTTGCCAATGCAGCCTATTACTATCAGGATGGTAATATAGCTAATAACTCATACGATCGCATGACTTTACGATTGAATACGGATGCTCGCATAACCGACTGGATGACAGCGGGTGTTAATGTTAATATCCGTCAGTCAAAATCTATAAATCCTGCTTTGGATTCTCCCGAATCAATCATTTGTAAGGCAACGACATTTGTTCCTATTTTTTCTGGAATTAATGATGACGGAACTTGGGGATATGGTCAAAATGGAGATAATCCAATTGCAACGGCCAAAGCTTCAGGTATAGGTACATCAAGGAGCCCTGAACTTGGATTGAAAGGTTTTGTTACAATTAAACCATTCAAAGGATTTGATATGACTGCAAGTTATAGTTCGAACAGGCTGGAAACGAAAGGTGATTCCTTCCTTAAACCTTACGATACGTATGAATATGGTGTATTTAAAACGTCTTTCCCTGCATCAGGAACTTCCAAGTATGAAGGATGGAGTCAAAGTATGTCTAACGAATTTAATGTACAGGCTTCTTACGAAAAGCAGATAAAAGGAAACAACTTTAAAGTGTTGGGAGGTATGCAGACATCCGAAAAGAGTGGCCGTTCATTTTCTGCTACACGCACTGGATTCGATTTTACCGGATTTGAAGACCTGAACAATGGGGATATCTCAACAGCTTCCAATGCCGGATCGCATTGGAATTGGACAATGCTTTCTTACTATTCACGTATAAACTACAATTTCAAAGATCGATATTTAGTTGAACTAAACGGACGTTGGGATGCTTCTTCCCGTTTTATGAAAGATCAACGCTGGGGATTTTTTCCGTCAGCCTCTTTGGGATGGAGAGTTTCCGAAGAACCTTTCTTTGAGCCTGTTAAGAGGGTGGTTAATAATTTAAAATTCAGAGGATCTTACGGAACGTTAGGTAACCAGGATATCTCAATAAATGGATACCAACAGTATTACCCATATGCCGCAACTATTGGTTCAGGTTACGGATATTGGTTCAACGAAGTATTGGGCTCGGGTGCAACACAGACTCAGGTTGCTAACGAAAAGATTTCGTGGGAAAAATCGACTCAAATGAACGTAGGATTGGATGCAGACTTTTTAAACTCAAAATTAACAGCATCTTTCGATTATTATGTTCGTGATATTAACGATATGTTGCAGCAGTTCCCGATTCCTTTGTATGTGGGCCTTTCTTCTTCTTGGGAAAATGCAGGCTCTATGCGTAACAATGGATGGGATTTTACATTAACATGGAGAGATAAGGTTGGAAATGTAAATTATAATATTACCGGAAATCTTTCTGACGTAAAGAATACAGTAACGAATCTTTATGGTAAAGAATATGTTGGAACTCAGATTACCCGCGAAGGAGATGCATTAGGTTCTTGGTACGGTTATTTGTCTGATGGTTATTTCCAAACTCAGGAAGAGATTGATGCTTCACCCGTTTACGGAACAAGAGCTAATATTAAACCCGGTTTCATAAAATATAAGGATATAAGTGGACCTGATGGCGTAGCTGATGGTATAGTAAACGATTTCGACCGTTCTATCTTAGGCAATCCGTCGCCACGGTATGAATTTAGTTTGAATCTGGGAGCTGAATGGAACAACTTTGACTTTTCAATGTTTTTCCAGGGTGTTGGAAAGAAAGAACTTTTCTATTCCTCTTATGGTGCTCGTCCGTTCTATATCGGTCGGTCAATTATGCGCAATCAACTGGATACATGGACTCCGGAAAATACGGATGCAGCATTTCCATTATTGCTTATTGATGGTTCGGGAAGTAATGTAAATAATATTATATCGGACTTTTGGGTAAAGAGTGGAGCTTATATGCGTTTGAAGAATGTGGTAATTGGGTATACGTTGCCAAAAACTTTAACACAAAAAATGAAGATTGATAACCTTCGTTTCTATGTGAGCGGTCAGAATCTGTTCACCCTTTCCGATGCTTATGAGGGATATGACCCTGAAGCTTCAGTAAGTAGCGGCAGCTTCTATCCATTGATGCAGACTTTTACTTTTGGTATGGATATTCGTTTTTAA